One Microbacterium esteraromaticum genomic window carries:
- a CDS encoding DUF4184 family protein has protein sequence MPFTPSHAVIALPFARSPLVPAAIAIGAMTPDLPLFLRGAGISYGFTHDWPNVVWTALVALALLLVWRAVLRPAAVELAPDAIADRLPDDWRRTGADALMEVVAPRERYGRLLLMISLVLGVLSHIGWDMFTHEGRWGVAAIPALQEMWGPLAGYKWLQHGSSVVGLLLIGIFALRWLAARASIARPRLLPAWVRWTWLVSLPLVLVTAWLVGLAVLGPLDAAFTAQHLAYRVLPPACGLWGAATIALSVGIVVAAARRRKLTAKT, from the coding sequence ATGCCGTTCACACCGAGCCACGCGGTGATCGCGCTGCCGTTCGCGCGATCACCGCTGGTTCCGGCGGCGATCGCGATCGGCGCGATGACACCCGACCTGCCGCTTTTCCTGCGCGGCGCGGGTATCTCGTACGGATTCACGCACGACTGGCCGAACGTCGTCTGGACGGCACTCGTGGCGCTCGCGCTGCTGCTCGTGTGGCGGGCGGTGCTGCGTCCGGCAGCGGTCGAGCTGGCGCCGGATGCCATCGCCGACCGGCTCCCCGACGACTGGCGTCGCACGGGTGCCGATGCCCTGATGGAAGTGGTGGCGCCGCGCGAGCGCTATGGGCGCCTCCTGCTGATGATCTCGCTCGTGCTCGGCGTGCTGTCGCACATCGGCTGGGACATGTTCACCCACGAGGGACGCTGGGGCGTCGCGGCGATTCCTGCGCTGCAGGAGATGTGGGGTCCGCTGGCCGGTTACAAATGGCTGCAGCACGGATCGAGCGTCGTGGGCCTGCTGCTCATCGGGATCTTCGCGCTGCGCTGGCTGGCCGCTCGAGCGTCGATCGCCCGACCGCGGCTGCTGCCCGCGTGGGTCCGCTGGACGTGGCTGGTGAGTCTGCCGCTCGTGCTCGTCACAGCGTGGCTCGTCGGACTGGCCGTGCTCGGCCCGCTGGACGCCGCGTTCACCGCCCAGCATCTGGCGTATCGGGTCCTGCCCCCGGCATGCGGACTGTGGGGCGCGGCCACGATCGCGCTGTCGGTGGGGATCGTCGTCGCGGCAGCGCGACGGCGGAAGCTTACGGCGAAGACCTGA
- the tyrS gene encoding tyrosine--tRNA ligase — protein sequence MSDSALTTAPVALDPTFENVWDELLWRGLVHVSTDQEALRALLAGDPITYYCGFDPTAPSLHLGNLVQLLTLRRIQLAGHKPLGLVGGSTGLIGDPRPTAERTLNTRETVEEWVRRLRAQVERFLSFEGENAARMVNNLDWTAPMSAIDFLREIGKHYRVGTMLKKDAVAARLNSDAGISYTEFSYQILQGMDFLELYRSYDCVLQTGGSDQWGNLTSGTDLIHRVEGVSAHAIGTPLITNSDGTKFGKSEGNAVWLDPEMCSPYRMYQFWLSTADADVIERLKVFTFLTRAEIEEYAALVESEPFRRAAQKRLALEVCATVHGAEATAAVIAASDALFGQGDLNELDAATLRSALDELPNATMPAGASVVEALVATGLVTSASEARRAIAQGGVSLDGEKVADDESTVRGTLPGGVSVLRRGKKTLAGVFIG from the coding sequence GTGTCTGATTCCGCTCTGACGACCGCCCCCGTGGCGCTCGACCCCACGTTCGAGAACGTGTGGGACGAGCTGCTCTGGCGCGGCCTCGTCCACGTGTCCACCGATCAGGAGGCGCTGCGCGCCCTTCTCGCCGGGGACCCGATCACGTATTACTGCGGATTCGACCCGACCGCGCCGAGCCTGCATCTGGGCAACCTGGTGCAGCTGCTGACGCTGCGGCGGATCCAGCTCGCCGGGCACAAGCCGCTCGGCCTCGTGGGCGGCTCGACCGGCCTGATCGGCGATCCGCGCCCTACAGCCGAGCGCACCCTGAACACGCGGGAGACCGTCGAGGAATGGGTGCGGCGCCTGCGCGCGCAGGTCGAGCGGTTCCTCAGCTTCGAGGGCGAGAACGCCGCTCGCATGGTGAACAACCTCGACTGGACGGCACCGATGAGTGCCATCGACTTCCTGCGGGAGATCGGCAAGCACTACCGCGTCGGAACCATGCTGAAGAAGGACGCCGTCGCCGCCCGCCTCAACTCCGACGCCGGTATCAGCTACACCGAGTTCAGCTACCAGATCCTCCAGGGCATGGACTTCCTCGAGCTGTACCGCTCGTACGACTGCGTGCTGCAGACCGGCGGCAGCGACCAGTGGGGCAACCTCACCAGCGGCACGGATCTCATCCACCGCGTCGAGGGGGTCTCGGCGCACGCCATCGGAACCCCTTTGATCACCAACAGCGACGGCACCAAGTTCGGCAAGAGCGAGGGCAACGCGGTCTGGCTCGACCCCGAGATGTGCAGCCCCTACCGGATGTACCAGTTCTGGCTCAGCACCGCCGATGCCGACGTGATCGAGCGGCTCAAGGTCTTCACGTTCCTGACCCGCGCTGAGATCGAGGAGTACGCGGCGCTCGTCGAGAGCGAGCCGTTCCGTCGCGCCGCGCAGAAGCGACTCGCGCTCGAGGTGTGCGCCACGGTGCACGGCGCCGAGGCCACTGCCGCGGTGATCGCGGCGTCCGACGCGCTGTTCGGCCAGGGCGACCTGAACGAGCTCGACGCGGCCACGCTGCGCAGCGCACTGGACGAGCTGCCCAATGCCACCATGCCCGCGGGAGCGTCGGTGGTCGAGGCGCTCGTGGCGACCGGCCTGGTCACCAGTGCCTCCGAGGCCCGACGCGCCATCGCACAGGGCGGGGTCTCGCTCGACGGCGAGAAGGTGGCTGACGACGAGAGCACCGTGCGGGGCACTCTGCCTGGCGGCGTCTCGGTCCTGCGTCGGGGCAAGAAGACCCTCGCGGGCGTCTTCATCGGCTGA
- a CDS encoding SatD family protein, giving the protein MVVAVIADIVGSRQLRDRAGAQREFDETIARVEREHSLAIQPLRPTVGDEQQGVYGSLHDAMAGVLLLQLALPQGVEFRYGIGIGEIRAIESAHRELSDGPGWWAAREAIETVHARQERAVPSARSWIVAARGQDEVMDAQVSTGNAYLLARDAIVVRMTERERRLAYGRIGGLSQSALAEQEGITQPAVSKALRSSGASALLDGLALLTGERA; this is encoded by the coding sequence ATGGTCGTCGCAGTGATCGCCGACATCGTCGGCTCTCGACAGCTCCGTGATCGGGCCGGGGCTCAGCGCGAGTTCGATGAGACCATCGCGCGCGTCGAGCGCGAGCATTCTCTCGCCATCCAGCCGCTGCGGCCGACGGTCGGAGACGAGCAGCAGGGCGTCTACGGCAGCCTCCACGACGCCATGGCCGGGGTGCTGCTGCTGCAGCTCGCCCTGCCGCAGGGCGTCGAGTTCCGGTACGGGATCGGCATAGGCGAGATCCGTGCGATCGAGTCAGCGCACCGCGAGCTGTCCGACGGCCCCGGCTGGTGGGCCGCTCGCGAAGCCATCGAGACCGTCCACGCCCGACAGGAGCGTGCTGTGCCGAGCGCGCGCAGCTGGATTGTCGCCGCCAGGGGGCAGGATGAGGTCATGGATGCGCAGGTGTCGACGGGCAACGCCTATCTGCTGGCGCGCGACGCGATCGTGGTGCGGATGACCGAACGCGAGCGACGCCTCGCATACGGCCGCATCGGCGGACTCTCGCAGAGCGCACTCGCCGAGCAGGAGGGGATCACTCAGCCGGCGGTGTCGAAGGCACTGCGCAGCTCCGGCGCCTCCGCCCTGCTCGACGGACTCGCCCTGCTGACGGGGGAGCGCGCATGA